From Campylobacter pinnipediorum subsp. caledonicus:
AAAATCATGCTGGTATCACTCCAAAAACAAAGATGGCTTTACTTTTATCACTATCTTTGATCTTATGTGCTTGTTTATATTATTTTACTGATATTGGAGGAGATTTTTATCTTCCATTTTATAAATTTCCTATTTTTAATATGGGTATTTTTAGTATATTGTTTTGGGTTTTGGTGCTTGTTTCAACTTCAAATTCTGTAAATCTCACAGATGGACTCGATGGTTTAGCTACTGTTCCCAGTATATTTTCTTTGATAACTCTTGGCATATTTGCTTATCTGAGCGGGCATTCGGTTTTTAGTTCATATCTATTTTTGCCAAAAATTGCTAATTTGGGAGAGGTTATAATAGTTGCTTCTGCTTTGATAGGTGCCTTAATGGGATTTTTGTGGTATAACTGCTATCCTGCTCAGGTGTTTATGGGCGATAGTGGTAGCCTTAGCATAGGTGGATTTATAGGTATGATGGGCGTTATGAGTAAAAATGAGGTATTGCTTATACTTATTGGATTTGTTTTTGTTGTGGAGACAATGAGTGTAATTTTGCAAACTACGAGCTATAAATACCGCAATAAAAAGAGAATATTTTTAATGGCACCAATCCATCATCATTTTGAGATGAAAGGCTGGGCTGAAAATAAGATAATAATTCGTTTTTGGATTATAGCTCTTTTATCAAATTTAATAGCTTTGATAGCTTTAAAGTTAAGATAATGAAAAAAAGTATTTTTGGTTATGCAAACACAACAAAAGCGATTGCAAAGAGTGGTGGATGGGATATTTATGATGATAAATTTACTAGCGTTTCAAAGGATGAGTTTGGCAATTCACTCTTTCCTTCAAGCATGTTTGATGAGACAAAAAGCTCTTTTGAAATAACAACACCTGGCATATCTCCGAACAATCATCTCATAAAAAAGGCAAAAAATTTAATAAGTGAATATGACTATTTTTATGATGATATGCCTTTTAATGTTTGGATTAGTGGGACTAATGGAAAGACTACAACCACAAAAATGACACAGCATTTACTTCAAAGCCTTGGTTCTGTTATGGGTGGAAATGTTGGCGTTGCTTTAGGGGATTTAGATAAAAATGCAAAAATTTGGATACTTGAAACAAGCTCTTTTACTATACACTATACAAATAAGGCCAGACCAGATATTTATATCCTTTTGCCAATCACTCCCGATCATCTATCTTGGCATGGAAGTTTAAAAGAATATGAAGATGCAAAGCTAAAACCACTTAGTATGATGAGCGAAAACTCAGTAGCCATACTTCCTAAAAAATATGCAAATACAAAGACCTTAGCTCATGTTGTTTGCTATGAAAATGAGGCTGATTTGGCTGATTTTTGTAAGGTAAAATTGGATGACATAAACTTTAAACCGCCTTTTTTACTTGATGCTTTGCTTGCACTTTGTGTGCAAAAAATATTGATTGATTTTTCAGATGTAGAGCTTTTAAATAGGTTTGTTATAGAGCCAAATAAGCTAGAAGAGATTGTTGATAATAAAGGTAGAATTTGGGTAAACGACACAAAGGCTACAAATATAGATGCTTGTATCCAAGCCGTTAAGAGATATGAAGAGCATAAAATTCATCTTATACTTGGTGGTGATGATAAGGGTGTGGATATGAATCCTGTATTTAAGTTTCTAAAAGGTATGGATGTTGTTATTTATGCTATTGGTTCAAATACCAATAAACTTATAGAGTTATCTTCGCAGTTTGGACTTGAGTGCAAAAAATGTAACTTTTTACAAAACGCTGTAAAAGAGATAAATGAAAATTTAAAAGATGATGAGATAGCTTTATTGTCTCCAGCCGCGGCTAGCTTGGATCAGTTTAAAAGCTATGCACATCGTGGAGATGAATTTAAAAAATTTATTAAAGAATTAAATTTGTTATAGTAAGACTTCTTAGTTATCTGGTTATTATTTTTTTAAGCTCTCTTGCTATCTCTTTTCCTACTTTTATATATCCTTTTTGTGTTAGATGAACATCTTTTTTGGACAATCCTTGCTTTATCCATTTTCTTTTTGAACCGGTTAATTTCATAAATAAATCAATATCGTAAAAAAGGAATTTCTCTTCTTTTGCTACTTTTTTTATGATTTTTTGAACAGTTTTAAATTTTGGCTTTAGTGCTGTTGGCGGAGACAACATAAGTATTGTTGTGTTTGGTTGTGATTTTTTGATTAGGCTTATAAGCTGTTTTGTATTTTTATAGAAAATATTTTCATTTAAATTATTGTTAAATGAATCATTTGTCCCATATGCAACTATGATGATATCGTATCTAATCGAGCTTAAATCTCTAAAAAACGCCCCATTATTCCATTTTTGATATAAATTCATATGGGCTCCATTTAGCCCGCAAATATCTGCAAATTTTGCCCCATTTTTTTGATAAATTTTGTAACCACCTATCAATACATCTTTTTTTAATGCTGTGATTTCTATCGGAAAGATAAGTTCGAACTTTTTAGATTGCCAGCGATTATTTCCGCTATTTTGTATCTTAAAGCTTGTATTTTTTGTGTCTTTTATCTCTATCACATCGCCTTTTTGTTTGCTTTTGTATAAAATTTCAAATATCATTTTGTTATTTATTTTTTCATCTAGCGTGAGCTTTATATTTGCTTGATTGGTGCTTGATTTTGCAATGACTCCACAAAGTGGATAATCATTAAATTCATCAAATTGAGAGTTTATCATTTCAAAGTTGTTTGTTTTGTATTTTAGTAGTTTGTTTAAATGATATTTTGGTAGTGCCGGTAAACCAAATCCAATACTATTTTCTTTAAATAATGCATTTCTAAAAGCACTCGCTAAATCATCGGTTGCTATATGTGAATCGCCAAAAAATTTTATTGCAAATTTTGTATTTTGATTCATGCTTTTATATTTTTTAGATATATTATTTATGTTTTTATCACCAAAATCTATAAGTATATCTTGTTGTTTTATAGGGGTGTTTGGTGTGCTACAGCCATATAAAAATAGTAAAAATATTAGCGATATAAATTTATTGTTTAGAGCTATTTTCATCTATCTTGATCTTGCTAAAAATCGTTTTAGCTATTATTCTTCCACCTGCTATGCTTATATGAATACCATCATTTGCTCTTATTTTTACTGTTTCATTGTTATCATTTTTTAAATGTGTGGTATAAATTTCATTGGTGCAAATTATGTTTTTTACATCAAGGTAGGTTTCATCGTAATTTTTGCTTAAATTTGAAAATAAAACATTTAATGAGTTCATTTTTTCATTAAAATCATCTTTTTTCATACAAGGAACACCGAGCCATAAAACCTCAACATTATGTTTTTTAGCTATTTGATAAATTTCTGATATTCTATTTTTATAAAAATCATTCCATTCTTTTGTGTTAAATTCTCTATATCTTCCACGAATGCTTCGTCCCCATGAGTCATTTGCTCCAAATAATGCGATTAATAACTTAATTTTATTGTTATTTTCAAGAGCTATGGATGTTTTTTCTTCCCAGTTGTAATATTTTTTATTCACTAGGCCAGTGCTATGTTTGCTTATATCTATTATTTTTATGCCATTTTTTGCAAATAATTTTCTAGAACCAATTGCAATATTTTGCATTATAGAATCACCTATAAATAAAATTTCATCTCCAGCTTTTAATCTTATCTGTTTTGCTTTTTTTACTACGATTTTAGTTTTGTTTTGGTCATTTTTTTGTTTTTGATTTTTTTTGATTTCTTGTTTTATAATATTTGTTATTTTAATTGGCTCAGGAATATACTCTTCTTGTGGTTTATATTTTTCTTGTCCTGCGAATTTAAATTTCAAAAAGTCATAAAATTCTATGCCTTTGTTTGCAATTTTTATCTCTTTTAATTTTTTTATCCCAAAGTCGCTATTATATTTTTGTTCTAAATACATACTAAGCGGGTCTTGCATAAAAAAACATATTAGCAAAACAGAAAATATATAAACAAATAAAAACTTAAACATCAAAAACTCGAATATATAAAATCAGGTATACCATCTGGCATTATAGCAAATATAAATACAAAAAATATAGCTAAAACAAATGGTTTGAGTATAGTTGGAGTCGCCCTTAAAAATCCCCTTATAATATCTTTTAAATTCTTCAAAAAAGGATAGAATAAAAACAATACGCATAAAGCTACAAACAAAATTACATCATTTAGCATAATTTTGTTTTCATTGTTAAACATCAAATTCAAGATATTAAATGCTTCATCAAAATCATTTCTATCAAAAAATATCCAAGTTATACTAACAAATGTATATGTTATACACATTGAAAATAAAGGTAGTTTTTCTGATATGTTTATTTTTGCTTTTTGCAAAATGTTTAAAAACATAATTCCAAATCCATGAAGTAGTCCCCATATCAAGAAATTTATCCCAACCCCGTGCCAAATTCCAGATAAAGCAAATGCTATTATTAGATTTATCTGTGTTTCTAAAAATCCATTTTTGTTGCCACCTAAAGGTATATAGATATTTTCTTTAATGAAATTTGAAAGGCTTATATGCCACCTTTTCCAAAAATCTTTTAAATTTACAGCAATATGTGGCATATTGAAATTTATAGGAAGATAAAAACCTATTGATAAAGCCATAGCTGTTACTATGTCTACATATCCGCTAAAATCACAATACAACCATGCTCCATATAAATATACAGCTGTTATAATTTCTAAGGCATTAAAGCTATGCGGGTCTGAAAAAACAGCACTTACTTGTATATTTAGGTAGTTTGCAATAAGAGCTTTTTTGGTTATACCCAATATAACTAGTGTTATAATAAGGTCTATATTCTCAAATTTTCTTGTTTTACAAAATTGGGGTATCATAAAATTACTTTTTGCAATAGGACCAGCTAATAGTGTTGCAAAAAATGATAAGTAGCATGCAAGTGGTATAAACTCAGCAACTTCTTGTTCTTTTTTATATATTCCAACCAGATATGTTATAGATGAAAATGTATAAAATGATATACCTATTGGTAGCGCGATATCCAAATTTTTTGCTAAAAAATCAAATTTCAATAAAAATAGTAGACTTTTAAAATCAGAGTGGATAAAATCATAATATTTAAAAAAGCATAAAAATAGTATAGTAACTAATAGCCCTGAAAAAAGCGCATTTTTGTTTTCTCGGTATGCTATAAAAAGCCCAAAATAGGATATAAAACAAGTATGTAAAAGCACTATAAGAGTAAAGTATGGGCTAAATGAAAAAATTAGCATATAATTAAAAAACAATATAATATAGTTTTGTATTTTATAATTTTTGTAAAACATCCAATAAGTTACAAAAAACATTATAAAAATTAATGCAAATTCAATTGAAAAAAAAGTCATTTTTAAGCCAAATATTTATGTAAATTTAAAGTTAAGATTTTACAAAAAAAAATATAAATTTCTAATAAGTTTTTATCATCTTAAGTTTGATTTTTACTTGATTTTTAAAGTAAATTTAAATAAAATGATATATTTAAAATAATGAAAGGAGAGTTGCTGTTTGAAATTTCCAAACATAAGACAACTATAAAATTTATGAGAAGTCATTATTGCGCCGAACTTAACAAAGATGATATTGGAAAAGAGGTTACTCTTTGCGGTTGGGTAAATACCTATAGAGATCATGGTGGTGTTATATTTTTAGATCTTCGTGACAGAACAGGTTTGATACAACTTGTTTGCGATCCAACAGATAGTAAAGATGCTCATGAGGTAGCTTCAAGGGTTCGTGATGAGTATGTTTTAAAGATAAAGGGTAAGATAAGAGCAAGAGGCGAAGGACTTGTAAATCCTAAATTAAAAACAGGTGAAATAGAGGTTGTTGTTAGTGAGCTTGAGATAGAAAATCCAAGTGAAGCACTACCTTTTATGATAGGTGATGAAAATGTAAACGAGGATATAAGGTTAAAATATAGATTTTTAGACCTTAGAAATGAGCGTTTGCAAAATATATTCAAGCTTCGTTCAAAAGCCGCTATTGCTGCTAGAAATTCTTTGGATAAAATGGGCTTTACTGAGTTTGAAACACCAATTTTAACCCGTGCTACACCTGAAGGCGCAAGGGATTATTTGGTTCCTAGTCGTGTTTATCCGGGTCAGTTTTATGCACTTCCTCAAAGCCCTCAGCTTTTCAAGCAGCTTTTGATGTGTTCAGGTTTTGATAAATATTTTCAGATAGCAAAGTGTTTTAGAGATGAAGATTTAAGAGCTGACAGACAGCCTGAATTTACCCAAATAGATGTTGAGATGAGCTTTTGTGAACAAGAAGATATTATAAAAATGGCAGAAGAGATGCTAAAAGATATTTTCCAAGCTTGTGGTTATGATATCAAAACACCTTTTCGCCGCATGAGCTACAAAGAAGCTACTGAAAAATATGGCTCAGACAAGCCTGATTTGCGTTATGATTTGGCTATGGTTGATGTCGTTGATATATTTGAAAGATCTACAAATGAAATTTTTAGCTCAATCGCAAAAGATCCTAAGAGAAATCGCATAAAAGCACTTAAGGTTCCAAATGGCGACAATATTTTCAGCAAAAGAGAGATGAATAGATTTGAAGAGTTTGTTAGAAAATTTGGAGCACAAGGTCTTGGATATTTCCAAATGAAAGAAGAGGGTCTTAAAGGACCACTTTGTAAATTCTTTAGTGATGAAGATTTAAATGAAATTATCTCAAGATGTGATTTGAAAGTCGGTGATGTTGTATTCTTTGGTGCTGGACGTAAGAAAACCGTTCTTGATTATATGGGTAGATTTAGAATCTTCTTAGCAGAGCAAATGGGTATTATAGATCAAGATAAGATGGAATTTTTATGGGTTCTTGATTTCCCTATGTTTGAACAAAACGATGATGGCTCGTATTCAGCAATGCACCACCCATTCACAATGCCAAAAAATATAGATGAAGAAGATCTTGAAGATATACTTTCTATAGCTCACGATGTTGTTTTAAATGGCTTTGAGCTTGGCGGTGGTAGTGTTAGAATACATAAAAATGATGTTCAACAAAAAGTATTTAAATTGCTTGGAATTGAAGAGGAAGAGCAAAGAGAAAAATTTGGATTTTTACTAGATGCACTTAGTTTTGGAGCGCCACCACACGGGGGTATAGCTATAGGTTTTGATAGACTTATAATGCTTGCTACAAAATCAACAAGTATTCGTGATGTTATAGCTTTCCCAAAAACACAACGTGCTCAATGTCCTTTAACAAAAGCGCCTAGCGCACCGAGCAATGAACAAATGAGAGAGCTTGGACTACGTTTAAGAGAAAAAGAAAAATAATATTAAGGAAGAAGTTATGAAAAGTTTATTTTTAATTATTGGCGCACCTGGTAGCGGTAAGACAACTGACGCTGATTTGATTGCAAAAAATGATGAATCTTTTGCACATTTTTCAACAGGTGATCTGCTTCGTGCAGAGGTTGCAAGTGGTAGCGAACTCGGTAAGACAATAGATGGCTTTATATCAAAAGGAAATTTGGTTCCATTAGATGTTGTTGTAAATGCCATTATATCAGCTATAAAGGGTTCTGATAAGAAAAATATAATCATCGATGGTTACCCAAGAAGTGTAGAGCAAATGAATGAGCTTGATAAAGTTTTGGCTGCTCAAAACGAGATAGTTTTAAAAAGCGTTATAGAGGTTGATGTAAGCGAAGATGTAGCTAGAGAGCGTGTTCTTGGTCGTGCAAGAGGCGCTGATGATAATAATGAAGTATTTAACAACAGAATGAAAGTATATCTAGAGCCAATTACCGCAATAAGAGATTTTTATAAGAATAAAAATTTATTGCATGTTATAAATGGCGAAAGAACGATAGATGAAATCGTTTCCGATATGTCTGAATTTATTAAAAGAGTTTTAAGTAAGTAGGGATTTTTGGTTGTGCTTTGATTAAAAGCGCAACCAAGATTAGTTTTTAAGGCGAAGTCGTAATTTTTTGTTTTAAAGACTTATTTTTTGATGTAATACTATCTAAGTCTATATTTTTGTTCAATATTTAGTAAAAATTCTTTTGTTGTTATTCCATCTCCACCAGAGTATCCGCCAAGACTATTTACACCAACAACTCTATGACAGGGTATGATTATTGGTATTTTATTTGTTGCATTTGCATTTCCAACAGCACGAAATGCGTTCTTATGCCCTATATTTTGTGCTATTTGCTTGTAAGTTGCGGTCATGCCGTATGGTATTTTGCTATTTCATTGTATACTTTTATCTTAAAGTCAGTACCTTTTAAAAATATAGGTGTTGTAAAAGCTTCTAAATCCCCTTTAAAATATCTATAAATTTCATTAGCACAAAGGTTTAAAACATCATTTTTGCTCTGTGTATCCTTGTAATGTTTTACAAAATTTATCTCATGCACAGCTTGTTTGTCGGCTATAATTTTTAAAATACCAATAGGAGTTTTGATATAAATTTCGTCCATTTTTCCCTTAAATTTATTATAAATTTGATATTATGGTTAAATAATAATAAATTTAAATAAAAAGAGGCTTAAAATGAGTTTTTTTGATGATTATAATAAGCACAAACACGAACGCGAGTTATTAGGCATAGACCCTTTACCGCTTGATGAAAAACAGATAAATGATGTTATATCTTTACTAAAACAAAATCACGAAAAATCTCAAGATTTATTATTTTTGCTTAAAAATAGAGTTTTGCCCGGAGTTGATATTACATCAAAGATAAAAGCCGAGTTTTTAAATGAAATTTTAAATCACGACCTAAAAATAGCCTGTATAGATAAAGAAAAAGCTGTTAAAATGCTAGGCACTATGCTTGGGGGATACAATGTTGTTGTGCTTATAGCAACTCTTTTAAATAACGATGAAAAGCTTGCAAAATTGGCTTGTGATGAGCTAAAGCATACTATTTTTGTTCACGGATATTTTGATGAGATAGTAAGTTTGAGTAAGACAAATAAATACGCCCTTGAAGTTTTAAAATCTTGGGCAAATGCTGAGTGGTTTTTGTCAAAAGAAAAATTGCAAGATAGTATAAAAGCTGTTGTTTTTAAGGTTGATGGCGAGACAAATACAGATGATTTAAGCCCAGCAAGCGAAGCATTTACTCGTTCTGACATACCATTGCATGCAAATGCTATGCTTGTTAAAAAGGTTCCTGATTTTTTAGAACAAATATCCAAGCTTAAAGAGCTAAATTTACCTATAGTTTATGTTGGAGATGTTGTTGGAACCGGAAGTAGTAGAAAAAGCGGTATTAACTCTATTCAATGGCATTTTGGCAAAAATATAAATGGCATTCCAAATAAAAAAACAGGCGGTATTGTTATAGGGTCTAGCATTGCGCCTATATTTTTTAACACAGCAGAAGATAGCGGCGCTTTGCCTATTGTTGTAAATGTTGATAAATTAAATACTGGCGATGTGATAGAAATACTTCCTTATGAAGGTAAAATTTTAAAAAATGATAGTGTTGTTGCTGAGTTTTCGCTTGATCCTGTAAGTATTATTGATGAGTTTAGGGCAGGTGGACGAACTACTCTTATGATAGGAAAAAGTCTCTTTGAAAAATCAAGAAAAGTGCTTGGCATAGAAGAAGAAAGCGATATTTTTATCAAAATAAAAAACGAAAAACAAGATGATACCGGCTATACATTGGCACAAAAGATGGTTGGTAAAGCTTGTGGTGTTGAGGGTGTTAGAGCTGGGGAGTATTGTGAGCCAACTGTCTTGACTGTGGGTTCTCAGGATACTACCGGTCCTATGACAAGAGATGAGATAAAAGAGCTTGCTAGCTTGAGCTTTGGGGCTGATTTTGTTTTGCAAAGTTTTTGTCATACAGCCGCATATCCAAAACCTAGCGATGCCATCTTGCATAAGACTTTGCCATCTTTTATAAGTTCAAGAGGCGGTGTTAGTCTAAAGCCAGGTGATGGAGTTATACACTCTTGGTTAAACAGAATGGTTCTTCCTGATACCGTAGGGACAGGTGGCGATAGCCATACTCGCTTCCCAATAGGTATAAGTTTTCCTGCTGGTAGTGGTCTTGTTGCTTTTGCCTCTGTTTTGGGAATAATGCCGCTTAATATGCCAAAAAGTGTTTTGGTTCGTTTTTCTGGCTCTCTTCAAGAGGGTATAACTTTAAGGGATTTGGTAAATGCAATACCTTATTATGCGATAAAGCAAGGGTTACTTACGGTTGAGAAAAAAAATAAAAAAAATATTTTTGCCGGTAAGATTATAGAGATAGAAGGGCTTAATACACTAAAGGTAGAACAAGCTTTTGAACTTAGCGATGCTTCTGCTGAAAGAAGTGCGGCGGCTTGTGTTGTTGCGCTTGATAAAGAGCCTGTGATAGAATATATATCATCAAATATAGCACTTATTGATTCTATGATAAAATCAGGTTATCAAGATAAAGATACTCTAATGCGTCGCAAGCAAAAGATGCAAGAGTGGCTTGATAATCCCGAGCTTTTAAAAGCTGACGATGATGCAAAATATGAATGCGTGATTGATATAAATTTAGATGAATTAAAAGAGCCTATAGTTGCTTGTCCGAACGACCCTGATGATGTTGCGACTTTAAGCGAGGTTTTGGCTGATGAAAAAAGACCAAAAAATATAGATGAGGTTTTTGTTGGAAGTTGTATGACAAATATAGGTCATTATAGAGCTCTTGGTGAGATTTTAAAAGATATGGGTCAAATTCCTACAAGGCTTTGGGTTGTTCCACCTACTAAGATGGATAAGGATAAACTCACAGAGGAGGGGTATTACTCTATATTTGGTGCAAGTGGTGCTAGGATAGAAGTTCCTGGTTGCTCGCTTTGTATGGGAAATCAAGCAAGAGTTGCCGATGGCGCTGTTGTCTTTTCAACATCTACTAGAAATTTTGATAATAGAATGGGTATGGGAGCAAAAGTTTATCTTGGAAGTGCTGAATTAGCCGCCGTTTGTGCTATTTTGGGAAAAATTCCAAATAAAGATGAGTATTTACAAATCGTAAATAAAAAAATAAATGGCAAAGAAAAAGATGTTTATAGGTATCTAAATTTTGACCAGCTAAGCGATTTTATCGTTTAAATTTGTTAAAATAGATACTTCGCGCAAGGAGATTATTTTGAAAAAGTTACTTTTTACTATGTTTTTGATTGTTCGAGTTTGGCTTTTTGCTGATACAACTTGTGCTGATTTAAAAAATAATTCAAACAGTTTTTTTAAAACCAATCCAAGTACTTTTTCAAATTTTAATGATTCTTTATTTGAATGTGATGGTTCAATTTTTAATTTAAAAGATATTCAAAATCTCCTAAAAGTAAGCAAACAAATAAGGGGCGATAATATTAATTGCGTTGGTTCAAACGAATATTTTGAAAAACTTAATAAATTTAAATTTACTATCCTAAAAGCCTCTTTTTCTCCATATATGTATGCAAAAACATTACCAGATATAGAAACTGCTGATATTGTAAGGGAAAAACAAAGGGGGTATTTTAGGTATTGGGCTCATCAAGCATTTTATAATTTTTATAAATTTAAAGAATTTTGGAATATTTTTAACCAAGCTCAAACCCCACTTGTGAAATTTTATGAAGATAAGGGTTTTAAAACAATGGAAGCTGCATATTTTGCAACCGCTGTTTTAAGCGAGTTTTTAAACTATTCTGTTGGTAGTTACGCTAATTTATCAGATGTTGATATAGATATTTCAAAAGAGCAAAAGCTTTTAAGTGAACGAGCTGATATTTCTAAAATTATGTCTATTTTATATTCTAAAAATTGGGAGAGTTTTGAGCTAAACCAAATTTTAAATACAGCACTTTTGTATAATAAAGAGATAGAAATTTTAAATGAGATCATTAAGCGTGGAGCCAATTTAGAATCAGGTGATGAGAGTGCTATATTTTTCGCATTAAATAATTTGCATAATGTTGAGTTTTTGATAAAAAATGGTGCAGATGTAAATCATAAAAATTCTTTTGGCAAAAGTCCTATTTTCTATGCGGTTGAACTAAAAAATCCATCTTTGGTAAAATTGCTTATAAAAAATGGTGCAGATGTAAATGATACCTATATAGACCAAAACACCAAAACAGCTACGCTAGGACTTGGTAGCTCTTTACCGTTTTATATAAATATGTGTGCGTTAGAGCATACAAAAAGAACTCTTTTTATGCACGCTTCAGCAAATTCAAATCCTGAAATATTGCGTATTTTGGTAGATAATGGTGCTATTATAAATGATATAGATGAGCTTGGTTTTAATGCTATGGATTATGCTAAAATGACTTCCAATGTAGAAAATATTGAGTTTTTAAAATCATTAGGTGTTATGTCAGAAGGTTATTGATAAATTCAAGGGGTGTGGTATAAATATGAAAAATACAGCTTTTATTACTGGCGCTACTTCAGGTTTCGGGGAAGCCATAGCTAGAAGATTAAACAAAGAAGGATATAAGATAATAGCGCTTGGAAGACGTAAAGAACGCCTTGAGAAACTTGCAAGTGAACTTAATAATGTTCATATCGTGCCTTGTGATATAAGAGATAAAGACTCTGTTTTTGATGCTATAAAAAATTTACCAGATGAATTTAAGGATATAGAAATTTTAGTAAATAATGCTGGTTTAGCACTTGGACAAGAGGCTGTAATTGATGCTAGTATTGATGATTTTGAGGTTATGATCGATACAAATATTAAAGGTCTTATCTATGTAACAAAGGCTGTTTTACCTATAATGAAAAATAGAAAAAGCGGTTATATTTTCAATATTGGTTCTGTTGCAGGAGCTTGGCCTTATGCTGGTGGTAATGTTTATGGAGCCACAAAATCTTTTGTAAAACAGTTTAGCTTCAACCTCAGAAATGATTTAAAAGGTCTTAATATAAGGGTTACTGAGATAGCTCCAGGGTTGTGTAAGACCGAGTTTAGCGAAGTTAGATTTAGAGGAGATAAAGCGAAGTCTGATGCTGTTTATGAAAATACGAAATTTATAACAGCTGATGATATATCGCTGATAGTTTCAAATTGTATTAATATGCCAGCAAGTGTCAATATAAACACTTTGGAGGTTATGGCTACAACTCAGACTTGGGCTGGATTTTATTTTGAGAGAGATTGATATTTATATAAGGGGTTTAGATGAGATTTAAGTTTTTGTTGCCTTTGCTGGCTCTTTCTGTTTTTGCATTCGCGGACCCAGATAAAAATGCAGAAATTTTTGGTATTTGGACACTTTTGCCACCTTTAATAGCTA
This genomic window contains:
- the mraY gene encoding phospho-N-acetylmuramoyl-pentapeptide-transferase, with the translated sequence MFYYLYECINLNFFQYLTVRSGIAFFISFLLTIIIMPKFIAWAIAKNANQPIYELAPQTHQQKSNIPTMGGVVFVFTAVIATLLCARLNNAFVIISLMSLVGFCAIGFFDDFSKIVGKKNHAGITPKTKMALLLSLSLILCACLYYFTDIGGDFYLPFYKFPIFNMGIFSILFWVLVLVSTSNSVNLTDGLDGLATVPSIFSLITLGIFAYLSGHSVFSSYLFLPKIANLGEVIIVASALIGALMGFLWYNCYPAQVFMGDSGSLSIGGFIGMMGVMSKNEVLLILIGFVFVVETMSVILQTTSYKYRNKKRIFLMAPIHHHFEMKGWAENKIIIRFWIIALLSNLIALIALKLR
- the murD gene encoding UDP-N-acetylmuramoyl-L-alanine--D-glutamate ligase gives rise to the protein MKKSIFGYANTTKAIAKSGGWDIYDDKFTSVSKDEFGNSLFPSSMFDETKSSFEITTPGISPNNHLIKKAKNLISEYDYFYDDMPFNVWISGTNGKTTTTKMTQHLLQSLGSVMGGNVGVALGDLDKNAKIWILETSSFTIHYTNKARPDIYILLPITPDHLSWHGSLKEYEDAKLKPLSMMSENSVAILPKKYANTKTLAHVVCYENEADLADFCKVKLDDINFKPPFLLDALLALCVQKILIDFSDVELLNRFVIEPNKLEEIVDNKGRIWVNDTKATNIDACIQAVKRYEEHKIHLILGGDDKGVDMNPVFKFLKGMDVVIYAIGSNTNKLIELSSQFGLECKKCNFLQNAVKEINENLKDDEIALLSPAAASLDQFKSYAHRGDEFKKFIKELNLL
- the aspS gene encoding aspartate--tRNA ligase, encoding MRSHYCAELNKDDIGKEVTLCGWVNTYRDHGGVIFLDLRDRTGLIQLVCDPTDSKDAHEVASRVRDEYVLKIKGKIRARGEGLVNPKLKTGEIEVVVSELEIENPSEALPFMIGDENVNEDIRLKYRFLDLRNERLQNIFKLRSKAAIAARNSLDKMGFTEFETPILTRATPEGARDYLVPSRVYPGQFYALPQSPQLFKQLLMCSGFDKYFQIAKCFRDEDLRADRQPEFTQIDVEMSFCEQEDIIKMAEEMLKDIFQACGYDIKTPFRRMSYKEATEKYGSDKPDLRYDLAMVDVVDIFERSTNEIFSSIAKDPKRNRIKALKVPNGDNIFSKREMNRFEEFVRKFGAQGLGYFQMKEEGLKGPLCKFFSDEDLNEIISRCDLKVGDVVFFGAGRKKTVLDYMGRFRIFLAEQMGIIDQDKMEFLWVLDFPMFEQNDDGSYSAMHHPFTMPKNIDEEDLEDILSIAHDVVLNGFELGGGSVRIHKNDVQQKVFKLLGIEEEEQREKFGFLLDALSFGAPPHGGIAIGFDRLIMLATKSTSIRDVIAFPKTQRAQCPLTKAPSAPSNEQMRELGLRLREKEK
- a CDS encoding GDSL-type esterase/lipase family protein, with the translated sequence MKIALNNKFISLIFLLFLYGCSTPNTPIKQQDILIDFGDKNINNISKKYKSMNQNTKFAIKFFGDSHIATDDLASAFRNALFKENSIGFGLPALPKYHLNKLLKYKTNNFEMINSQFDEFNDYPLCGVIAKSSTNQANIKLTLDEKINNKMIFEILYKSKQKGDVIEIKDTKNTSFKIQNSGNNRWQSKKFELIFPIEITALKKDVLIGGYKIYQKNGAKFADICGLNGAHMNLYQKWNNGAFFRDLSSIRYDIIIVAYGTNDSFNNNLNENIFYKNTKQLISLIKKSQPNTTILMLSPPTALKPKFKTVQKIIKKVAKEEKFLFYDIDLFMKLTGSKRKWIKQGLSKKDVHLTQKGYIKVGKEIARELKKIITR
- a CDS encoding DUF459 domain-containing protein; the protein is MQDPLSMYLEQKYNSDFGIKKLKEIKIANKGIEFYDFLKFKFAGQEKYKPQEEYIPEPIKITNIIKQEIKKNQKQKNDQNKTKIVVKKAKQIRLKAGDEILFIGDSIMQNIAIGSRKLFAKNGIKIIDISKHSTGLVNKKYYNWEEKTSIALENNNKIKLLIALFGANDSWGRSIRGRYREFNTKEWNDFYKNRISEIYQIAKKHNVEVLWLGVPCMKKDDFNEKMNSLNVLFSNLSKNYDETYLDVKNIICTNEIYTTHLKNDNNETVKIRANDGIHISIAGGRIIAKTIFSKIKIDENSSKQ
- a CDS encoding MBOAT family O-acyltransferase, translated to MKFDFLAKNLDIALPIGISFYTFSSITYLVGIYKKEQEVAEFIPLACYLSFFATLLAGPIAKSNFMIPQFCKTRKFENIDLIITLVILGITKKALIANYLNIQVSAVFSDPHSFNALEIITAVYLYGAWLYCDFSGYVDIVTAMALSIGFYLPINFNMPHIAVNLKDFWKRWHISLSNFIKENIYIPLGGNKNGFLETQINLIIAFALSGIWHGVGINFLIWGLLHGFGIMFLNILQKAKINISEKLPLFSMCITYTFVSITWIFFDRNDFDEAFNILNLMFNNENKIMLNDVILFVALCVLFLFYPFLKNLKDIIRGFLRATPTILKPFVLAIFFVFIFAIMPDGIPDFIYSSF